The Fusarium oxysporum f. sp. lycopersici 4287 chromosome 1, whole genome shotgun sequence DNA segment TTCATATTACCAAATTGGTGGTCTTCCTCCCAATCCAAGACATGCTTCCTGACTGCATTTCTTACTTTTGGAAGAGATTTGTCCGCGACCCCTGTGGGTTATCCTGGAGTTCACCGTCGTATACTTTGGCTCGCTCGTCTCGAATTGGGCCTGGGACTTGGATCTCTCCTCGGTAGATCTCAATGACGTTTACCAAGGGAAGGATAAGAAGCAGCATGGAAAGAAGCTGACCGAAGCTCCATACAGTCTCGCCATTGTCTTTGAGCTCGATCGATGGGTGGCCGAATGCTTGGGAAAGCAGGATAATCCGAATCGCTGCTCCAACTGCAATAgctgtcatcaacaccaacccGACAATCTGGGTGATCTTGTAGAATCTTTGCTGCTTGCTGTGAAGATACCAGGTCGCCAGGCCAAAGACGATGCAGTTACCAGCAATAACGACGATTGTGCCGACGTAAGAAAGACCAGCGTTTGAGGCAGCGCCTTTGCCCTCAACTTCCCACACGCAGGATATGGGGAGAGTTTTGTCGTCAAGACCCTTTGAAACACCCTCGAGAACAAAGACGCCAGACACGCATGACAGCGCCAAGTTGACGAACATAAGAAACTGTCGCAACCATCGAATCACCCAATCGCGGCGGTAATCTTGTTTAAGAGCCAAAAGTGTCGTGTTATGAGTCGCCATGGAAAGGAGTGACAGCATccagatgaggaagaagtgaTACGGCACCAGACTGTTCATCTTGGCCAGTCCAACACTCTGGATACCAATTCCCTGCATAATTTGAGAGTCGCTATAACCGTTGAGCAGCTTCCGTCGGATGACCGAGTCTCTCCCTCGCATTTCGGCAAAAATGACGCTGCTCGATAATATGATGGCGAGCAGCGCCGTGATCATGAACGATAGTAGGATCTGTCGTGTGTCAGCACCTGGATGTATTCTCTTCCAATATGCTAGGATTGAAGCTTACACCAGCGCCTGCGACGCCGGCATCACTGGCTGTTGGAGCGGTCGCATTTCGATCGCAGTTGGCGGATTCAAACAGAGCCATAATGGAGCACAAATGGGTTAAAGAACGTCTTGAGCACACAGAGAAAATATAGAAGGCATCACCAAAAGACAGAAATTCAGGGTGCAAAGATGACTGGGGCTCGAATGATTATTATGACGTTTAAGCGCGGACCCCTGGTCGCACTGGTATCTGAAACAGGCCCTCTGGTCAGGATCTACGGCAACATTGCGGAGTCACTGGATGGCATTTCAAGTTGGCATTGAGGCTGTGTTGAAGGTGTTTGGGTCAAATCCTGCCAGCACACAGCCAGAGGATTTCCTTGTAGCTTGGGGGATGCTTGGTTGCTACAAAGAGGTGCCATCAGCCATCAGCCATCAGCCATCAGCCATCTCCTGAATGGCTTCCATGCAGTCATATTTGCCTGCCGCAAACCCTCGTCATGCAGCCATCAACTTGATTGTACTTGGTACTATTTGTGTCTCTAATACAGTAACAACCAGTCCAGGACGGAGGATGAGACAATTCACACAATGCTCAGACCTGTTTTCGAGATGGAATGTCACACCCAATTTCTTCCCCCCGCAGATCGTATCTTGGTGTATTCCAAGGACACTAAGGTTAATGAAACATTTGATGATCGGCGCCAATTTCTCCTCCAACAATCCAGGAAACACTTCGTTACGAATGCCGCCATGCTGCGAGCAAACAGATTTACCTGGTCCTGCCTGACAAGGGTTACAAACAGCAGCGCATCGTACTTTTTGATTCCCGCGCTTTCAGCTCTTACCTTATCGTGAAAAGTTCCCGAAATAACCAGGATATGTCGTCGCAACCTCTCATTATCTCACATGACGAAGGAGCGTTTACGTGGAAATCTTCATTATCATGAGGTCTCATCGTGGGAGCTTTGCCGACTATTGATCGTATGGACATGCTATGTTTTTACTACATCGACCAACTTTCGGGGTTTTGGGGGCATGACTGATCTGTCGCATTACCCCTGTGCTTTGACACAGGCAGCTAGCAGATGCCCCGATGCATGGATACCCTTTGGCCCGCCTACGATACCTTCAGCCTTTTACACGGTTTGTTTGCTTTCAAGTGGACGACTCTCGACGAGGCGTAAGCTAGGCTCCTTCTTGGTCGGGAATGCCTCTGGAAGGTCTCTTGCTCTACTTTAACCCCTCAGATCCTTGCCAACCAGGGGTCAATAATTCGTCGACGCCTTGAAAACGTATCCGAAGAGTGAGGCACAGGACGAAGCGAGAAGAGGTGACAAACTTCTCAGGCGCCTGTGCCATGCAGGAAACACGAAGAAATGCCAGCCAACGTGCCTATCTCGTCGTTAAACCCACCGGATGAAACGAGACGCCTTGTTGGGCTGGTGCGATATTACCGGCAAGAGTACGACTCGTCGCATGCTAAGACCATATTTTCTAGCAGTCTTGCTCAAGTCTCAAAGTACAGCTCAGGCCAAATTCTGACATTGGCTGGCATAAGGTGATCTGTCAAGCAAACAGGCTCGATGCCTGATCCCAGTATGCAACAAAGATTCTTCCTTGAGGTAGAAGATGTGCGGAGCGCAGGTAACGGATTTCAGATCCTGGCTCAATCATAACGGTTGAAAATGACTCGAAGCGAGTGGAAGGATGCGAGCGAGTTTCCCAAAATTGCGACTTGCATGAGGAGAGGTGGTTTTCTTGGTGTGTTGGACTCACCCGCAGATGAACCAGGCCTAGCTTGACCCGACAGTTTGGATATCACAGTGATAGTGCAACATACCCACATGAGCCTTCCATTCACATGATAAGAGGCGTCGGTCGGGGGACTGGTTCCGCTGCAACTATGTGGATAATAGTCGATGCTGGAAGTAGAAATGAGGACGCGGCCGGCCGCCCAGCCGTTTGTCGTTGTCTCTTGTCGTGTTGGGTTGGCCCGGGCTGGCCGTCATTCGTCTAATAGCTTCGCTTCGCCAGCCGTCTCTTCTCGTCTCCATATGCAACTTGGACCAGGGTCAGCCCGATCTCTAGACCGCAGATATAGGATTTCACTTTTCCATGAGAGTTCATGGAAAGGGCACACACTACACCATCTGTTGAGTAAAAGGCTGGCTTGGAAACAGGCTTGTATATGTTGGGTTGCGTGCATGATGCAGTCGGTTGCTGGCCATTGAAACGAAACACCGAGCAGCATATGGCTTGATTCAGATCTAGGAATCAAACCAAACACGAAGGCAGAATGACACCATAAACCAGGACATAGCTGGACCATATCAGATGTGCCAAAAATCAGCGTCCATCTGATGACTATTTGCTGGCCAATGGCCCACCGTGAGTGTCAATCACAAATGATGTAGTGTTGGGTAAATATCAGGCGCAGAGGAGATACCTTTCAACTACCTTAACGTGCTGCCTGTCTCAGCCCCAATGCACAACCAACAGCTACAATGTTGAAGGATGTCGGTTAGAGAACGAACCACAAACACCCTTGCACCTCGACCCATATCCGACGTGAAATCGTGGGTGCCGCAACTATTTGTTTGCTTGCCCTCAGAGGCGTGCATAAGGTAGGTTGGTATGGAAATTGTTGGATGGCATACACTTCCCTGTCTGTCCTCTCCTTGGCTAGTCATTTATAGAAGCGCATCTCTCCCACAGAACGTTATCGAGATCACACATACTTCTACTGAATTTTTCTTAATTAACGATGCTTTTGATCCCACGACAACATGCTGGCCCCGTTGGCCGAGCATTTGAACCTGAGCTCAATCGCCCCTCATATTCCCACCAGAAGTTCGCATCGAGTTGTCCAACCTGGCTACCAAAAGTTCTTCAAACAACCAAGCTATCGCCATTAGAACGGCTCCCCAACGATGTGCAGAGGCTCATCTTTTCGAACCTGGACTATCAgtctctcatcttcctctccatGGTGAACCGACACTTTCACCGTACAGTAGACCCCCAACGCATGGCAACACTACGAGACAAGTTTGAGTTGGTTATGAGAGCAGCAAAAGACTTCCCACAACATTGGGCCAgcgagaaaaagaaagatcAAAGACCCGGAAACTTGGAGTGCTACTGGTGCTTCCGTGTACGGAGTCCGCAACACTTTGATGTGTTACAAGCCAACACGGCCTACTTTGACCCACAAGGCCGATTGGTATCGGAGCAGGAGGCGGGACCTCAAGACCGGCTCGTGCCCCTCCGCCGCTTCTGTATCGGATGTGGAGTAAAGGCTGGACTTCACGCACCATCTGACTGCATCGTGACAAGAACAGGTCAGGACCTCTGGGTTTGCCGATGCCGGCGTGTGTGGCAGAAGCCTAACTGCCTGCAGTGTCCAGACTGCTCTTCAAGTTGTCCACTGCGGCCCAAAAAGAGGTGGTGTGGCTGTGATTATTCGTCTGCGCGACCCCAGCATTGTGTCCTATTGCATTAGGGAATCTGGATGACAAGCATCAGCAAACGAATGGCATGCATGGGTCGAATCGAAGGGACATTTTACGGAGAAACTGGGGCAAGAGTACATCCAGGGTATGGAAAACTATCGATATCCATGTTAGCACAGGCGAGCTTGATATTTTACTGGCGAAGCATTAGAATgatttttcttctttgaaTCCGATTACTGCTTCAGGCATGGAAACATAACCAACGTAATCATTGGACTGAAATTTCAGAGGTGAAAAGCAAGAAATATTTacatccttcttgaagtAACTGGTATGCCGCAATTGTTCACCAAATCAGCCAATGCAATGCATACTCACAGCTTAGGCAATCCAGAATCTAGCAAAGCAGTATTCATAATCAGCATCTTTTAGTCTCGCCTCACGTCTAGAATATGATGCCCAAAGCTGGTCACACCGGAGATGCGAGCCGTGTGCCATCACCTGACCTCACGCGTTTCGCAGTGGTAATCGTGCAATAGAAGCCCAGTTTCTCCTCGTCTGCGCTGTGTGCTTGGGGGAGATTGATTTTTGTAGTCACATGGCTGCAGTGAAATGAATAATGTTTCATCGGTGAGGTTGGTTGGGGTCGGAGGTTTGCTGGACTTTATTGGGTGGTGTTTTGTTGTTACTTGCTGAGCGGTAGAAATATATCGAGAAAGAATTTCGAGGGGCTTATATAGTATTTCCGGCCTTTCATTCTTTTCAGTTACGTAGCGTCCATTATATTCTCTATCACGGCTATGCAATTAGCTTGATTTCGACAACTCAATCACTATTTGCATCATTGTTGCCCACATCAACGCTCGAGGAGTGCCGCCGTGATTCACAATCACTCCTCAACGATACCTATATAAGCAATCAAACCTTCACCGCAGTCATTCTGattctcttccttcaacCTTCTATTTGCTTCCATCCAAGCGTCTCGGCCCAAATACCAGTCATcacttcttttctttgtcatCATTCATTGTGCCTATCCATCATGGATGACAATAACTCTCAGCCACCGGATGAGCCTACCCTCAGCCCAACTCTAGCATCATTAAGTATTGAAGACATTCCGATTCTTGATCTCCAGGTTAAGCTAGAGCTGGATAAGGGTAGCAATGGTACTAAACCATGCGACGACAAAGAGACAGAGGTACAAACACTTTCAGGCTTCACTACCCCCAGGGTTAACACACTCTGCTAGGTCACTGAAGCTCAGCCAAAGGAGGACATTGTCTCGGAATCTATTTCAGATGAATTTCATCTGCCACACGGCAACGAAACACCTCTGGACCATGAACAAGGACCATTTGACGACATTGCGACTGAGTATGGGGATACTTCAGGCTCCGAACCAGATTTTACATCGAGTTCAGAATTTGACTTCGgatctgatgatgaggatgaagaaacAACAGACGGGTACAGTACTGAGGAATTGTTGAGGAAGTCGTTTGTGTTGACactgttttttttttttttttagtttGATCCGCCATGTCACAGCTCATCGAGACAAGCCGTTCGAGTACGTCTATCGCTTTCCTCCTCTGAAGCCCCTGGAATCGATCGAAAGTCCCGAACTCATCGCCATGGAACCTGCTGGCTTGCCTCTAACACCATCTCCCACTACGGATGTCCTCTTTCAAAATGACTATTTCATCGTGAAGCGATCCCTCATTGCGGGATGGGGCGCTTTTGCAGCCAAAGACCTCGAGTTCGGAGACAAAGTTCTCGTCGAAAGAGCACTATTCACTGCTGACAACAACACGCTTTACAAGGAATTCGACAAACTGGACCAGGCTTCGCAGGACATTGCGCTGGGCCTTCACGCTAATAGCTATTGTAAATTCCAGAGCATCAAGGCTGTCTGGACTACAAACTGGTAAGTTGAGAGTTGAGGAACGAAGAAGATAGGTCTGATGGTCCTTTTAGCTTTTCAACAGGTGTATGGGATGAAGCAGGCCTTTTCCCTATTGCGTCCCGCTTCAATCACACATGTCATCCGCGACAGACCGTCGTATACCACTACAacaaggccgaggaggtaCTTGAGATGAAAGTCAAGACGGATGTTATCAAGGAAGGTGAAGAATTGACCATCTCGTATGGTTGCGGGCTGACCCCCGCCGACTTGTTCTATCGCTATGGGTTCAGATGTCGCTGTGGAGGATGCTCTGGCTGGaccgaagaggacgagagGGGCATGTGGTGATCAAAAAGGGAACACATGGCGAGTGGGACATTGCTTTGCTTGGTTTGGTACTGCTGAGGTGCTCTGGTTCTAGAATTCGAGACAGGATTGACGCTTCTGGCCCATGTTTGATGTTGGATTTGTATTGCCCTGGATATAGAGTCATTCTTTGGTCCTTGGGAGATGGGAGCGGCGTTgggcgaagaagagcaacCACTCTAGGTATAGGCGTCTAAACAATACAAAAGATGAAATGCCTCACCCTGAATTTTGATTTAGTTTTCAGTTGGTGTTCTTTTGCTCATTAGGCACATGAAGTCCTTGTGCTCCAAGATACCTTAGCCTTGATCACTTCTCCTTGTCATTTTGTGCCATCTGAGACAAGCTTAAAAAGTATATGGAAAGCATTTCAAAGCTTAATAGGACATCGCAAGTTTGAATGGCGCGCTGCTTGTTCATTATGGGAGTCACCGGGCGCCTGCCTACACTAAGATAAGTCAAGCTGAGCCTCAACAAAGACACCGTATGAGTCAACCACCGACGAAGCATAGTGATGACCCGTGTAACACAACATTTATATTCTGCCATTAAACAAAGGCAGATTTCCTCCAACTAAACTGCATCTTCTTTTCGCAACACTAAACACCTTTGCTCTCTATTTCAATGTCTCAATCTTCAAACACCACCAACTATCTACACGTACACTGGCGAACAATTTTGAAAGGAGACAGCAACAATCACAAATCATGGGCCCATACACTTTCATTGAAGGAAACACTCCTGGAAGTGTGACTGACTGGTCGAGTCACCAGAATAATTCTGGCAATGATGTCTTTTACTTCAGCTTCACCCAACTAGCCATGCAGCTTGTTCTCTCAGCGGACCACCAGACCATGATTTCATGTCAAATCATTGATACGTATTGGTCATTTTCGAGGAAGGCAATAGATCCTCTTCGCGAAGAAGTCCGCTCCATCATGAGAACAGCCCTTGGAGACGACTCTTGCAACGTCAGGGAGTTTGATCTGCAAATCGCCATTCTTCAGATGTTGGAAGCAACTCACGAATTTGAACTGGGCCAAGGGTCTTCCAAACCAGAGAAGTACGAAAGAGGATATGCAGCAGACGAAGTATCAGACTGGAATGAGGTTATCAACAACCCCTTCGGTCTCGATGTATCAACCATCCAAGACACAGCCTACTCCATCCTCCGCAAAACGCCCGAGGAACTGACAGCTGGCATCCCCAAAGAATGGAGGGTCATTCACATGGAATCTGTCCTTCGCCATGATCTCGTCAGGCGGTTCTGGAACTATCAGGAGTCACTAAAGACAGACCTGAAATCGTGCGGGACGAGTTTACGAGACAGAATCCCGCCTCATTCGAAGCTGGGGGGCCAATTCCGAGCCCAACTTAGCCAAGAGAGTATTCTTCAGGATATGATTTCTCCTCGTGTGACTTTCCACGGTACTCCTCTTCAGTCAGTAGGATCGATTGTCCGCCATGGTTTCAAGATGCCTGGAAATATAGTCGAAGGAAAAGTCGTCGCCTCTCCTAGATCGGGTATAGCATTTGATCGGGGAATTTACTCATCCCAAGAGGCCTTCTATGCTATATCTTATGCTCGTGGGCAGAGAGAGATGACTCCAGTCGGCATGCTGCCTAGTATGAGGTTATTTGTCTGCGCTACTATCATGGGCCGAACATATACCGGGTGTGACGGGCGCCATGGTCCCTTGATTGAAGGATATGACTCGCACTTCGACGGTGGTTTTGAATACATTGTCCACGATGAACGAGCCATTATTCCCTGCTACGTCATCCACCTCGATCTCGGCTCAGAGGCAGCTAAGCAGGCCCTCAAAGACGTACAGACCGACCCTGAGGAATTCCACAACCtggccaagaccaagaagcgCCCTGAAGCAAAAAGCACGGCGCCTGGAGATATCCAACGTGAGAAGGAAGCTAGGAAAGCGGCTGCTCTGAAATGGTTCCCTTATGGCTTTGGCCCTGCTACGGGTACAAGATTTGTGATTGAGGAGGTGGGCGAGATTTcggacgatgaagaggaatATGGAGACTGGCAGGCTGACAAGCATGGCTATTCAAATTCTTACCTTGAGAAGAACACTGTTTGggacgatgaggacgatgaggacgGTGAGTACTATGATGAGAATGGGAACCTtgtgaaggagaagaggCGTTTGATGGATCAATATCAGCATGCCACGCGGGCATACAAGAATAAAAGGGGAGCCTGATCCCCAGTGAAGCAAAACTCTTGACCGTGACAAGATAAATTGGTCTAGATGCCTACTAAGATATACCAAACTCACCTAAGTCTTTTCgtcacttaggatagagaCCCCAAGTTTTCTTCCCCGAGCTTGTCAAAAAGAATTATCGAGTGCCCATTGCAGTAAATTGTATGTGTTTTCATCTAATCCCAAACGCCATGCCATGCagtccatccatccatcaaaTGATACATCCTCTAATCCCAATACCTAATCTCACCATCCAGACCCGCCGTAACCACCTTACTGGTCTCTTGAGGATGCCACTTGACAGTGGTGACAGCCTGGTTGCCGGCCTTGAACTTGTGGTACATCTTACACGTTTTCCAGTCCCAGAAGCATACGTAACCACCAGAGTCGCCTGAGGCAAGGAATTGTCCATCAGGACTGCAGTCGAGATCGATGCCAAGACCAGCGTTGTTGTGGCCGCGGTAGCTCTTCTTTCGGTTCTGCCGGAACTTGTCGTTTGCGCCGTAGACGAGAATCTGGTTATCGGAAATCTGATATGCGACGTATTTGCCGCTGGGGTGGGGAGCTGCGCGGGTCATAGGGTACATGTCTGGTTCAGCGATGTATTTAATGGGGACGGGAATGTTGTAGTCCCACGCTCGGAGAGACTTGTCGTCAGAAGTTGTCATAAAGCGTCGGTTCTCGTCAACGAAtgtgatggtgttgatggcagCTAAGTGATGATCGTACTCCTGGACAACCTCGTTCGGTGTTCGAATATCGAATTGGACAATCTTCTTATCCGACATACCGGCCAAAAACTCATTCGCATGCTCAGGATCAGGGTTGAATTTGATGACATGGGGAGTCTTGCCAGTCGTGAACTTGCTCACACAAACGCCCTTCTCAGTATCCCAGAGCTTGATCATGCGATCgtaagaagaagagaggaacTGAGTGCCCGATGTGTTGAAGCAAATATCTGAAATAGCTTTTGAGTGTCCAGAGTATGTTCGTAGGAGCTCCCGCTCGTGGTACACATCGAAGATCTTGACGGTAGTGTCGGCGCTGGCTGATAGGAGCAAATGtccagaagaagggaagaagcGTAGCGCAGTAATCGCCTTGGAATGGTTCTTCCAAGAGTGAATCTGCTTTTTGGGAATAAAGTTGGTGACGCTCCCCACTTCTTTTCGAAGGTCGATGTCCAAATCTTGGGGAACGTGCATATAAGTTCTGCCCTGGTAATCGTACTCGGCGGATCCGTGAAACGTCGTCGTCTCGTCGCCCAtctcctcggcctccttcCGTCGTTCCAAAGCCTTGGTTGGTGCCTTGACAATTGTTCCACTATCGACtacctcttcctcctcttcaacaatctcatATTCCTCATCGCTTGCCAATTCTTCGTCGTCCGCAACAACCTCGTATTCTGCCTTTTTGTATCGTGCCCAAGGTCCAACATAAGACCCAGGTCCCTCCGCAATCGTCGCGCTGCCCTTGCTCTCTCGCCCAGCTCGTATCCTGGCAGCTTCTGCTTTTTGCTCTGCATTCGTTTGGTACTCTCGTTCAGGGCCACCTCGTCGCTCGATAGCACGATGCTTGCTCCGGAATGTGTGTTCGCTTAGAAAAGTCTCCTCTGCGTGTCCAGTTGGGACACTCTTGCGCTTCAAAACGTTGTTCTCGTCCTTGAACGGGTTTAATGGTCCAGCCTTGGGACGCGATAGATCTTCAGCCGAATAAGGCACGACAGCATGGTCAGGTTCAGCTTGTTCTCGAACTATGAGCGCATCTTGCGGCGCCATATTTGGCGGATACTCCCCAAAGTCCGCCATGATGAAGGGAAGATGCCTTTGGGTGggttgaaggaagaaggttgaccCAGCTGCTGATGACGAAAAAAAGAGGTAACTGGTATTTGTACTGCTTGGTTAAGGCAGCAATCGAGTCATTGAAGCAGATAAACCTTCTCTGATTCTGACTTCTGTGATGAtggcctgctataggggtctcGCTATTTAACTTGTTGGTGGAAACGCTAAAAGTCTCAATGGACTTGTGCAAGGCTGAAGGAAggggagatgatgaagggaaTGGATGTAGATGATTGACAGAGTTGAACGTCGCAAAGCATAGGTAGTCAAGCTTCACCAAGCGCGACAGAGCAGATCGCGAAAACAGAAATAGTCACGTGACTATGATCGCAAGTCGCATATTCACTTCGCAGGTACATACCTGAGGGAGCAAGAAATTGAAGAAAACTTCTAAGGTCCCTAAAATAAGTTAGTCTTACCTAAGGCCTATCAAATCTATACTGAATTTACCTAAGTTTTTTGTCGTTTAGGATAAAGGCCTGAGTTTTCTTCCCATAGGCAGGGTTTGGCCGTTTAAGCTCGAGTACCTTAACTGATACGAGAAATGTTTGTCATGAGTTGTAAGTCATATACTGTACATAAAGAAACTATACATTTCATCCAAAGCATCAAGACTGGCCATTTTATTCGGTCATTAATCAATTATCACACCGGGCTCAAACGCTGAAGGATGACGGGTCGAGGCCACCACCAAGTGCGATCAATGCCTCAGTCTCCAACAGAACATGCCACCCACCGCCTTCATGAAGTAATCAACCAGAGCGCCAGCTGGCATGACACCAGGATATATACGCCAAGCCCGCCtcttaaaaaaaaaaaaccaacatcatcagtCTATACTGTCTTCCACTCGTTATGTACTGCCGTAGCAGATTCATATCGTGttctcttgttcttgtcatCGCGTGACTAGTCGACTCGGCTCTGGGTGTCAGCCGAGCTCGACCAGCTTGTTAAGATATTGCGATCTGTCTTATCTGACGTAGCCAAACATTGCCTAGCATCGGTGATAATCGGACCGCGGCTCATTCGAGAGGGGTAGCATTTTAGGAGGACTCGTCTCGGATAAGAGCAACAATCATGCTGTAGAGgtagaagaagaacatgagCAGGTGGAAGCCAAGCTTGAAGAAAGATTCCTGTTGTTGTGTTAATGCTGCGCTTTGCTACGAGTCAAGCTAGACCACATACCTTCTTGTGAACATTGAGCTTGCGGAAGATTTCAGTCGCATCGAGGAGATGAGTGTTGTCAACAATCCTAGCCATGGTCAGTCTGTTGTCGCAAATTCGAGGCGGTAATCGACATACTTCTTGACGTTCCAGCCAAGGAGAGGCAAGTTGAGAATGAGAGGGACCCAGTAAccgttgatgaggaagaggaaggtCAAGAAACCGTGCACAGCAGCCTCGGGGATGATATAGGTATTGAGTCGGTTGCAGAGGTCAATGGGGTTAATATAATCACTGTTACCATATGCGATCAGTTTTCATCCCATCAAATGTTTTAAATACGCGCATCTGAGGCGCAAAGTTTGACACCCTAGACAACAGCGCTTGGAAGAACCATGGGAACCATACCATTCCAAATCACTGTACATAATAGTGAAGAAAACCTGTAAGAAGAGGTTGACGGCGTTGATAAGCACCGACAACAGAAACAaccaagcttctccagaCATCATGTTGGGCTAAAGTGTAAGAGTGAAATTGAGGATTGGTGATCGAGTTGGGGTGACGATGTCGGTCGAGGACAGCTGTTTGACAAGCTCTGTCACAGGCTGCAGATCGCGGTGCAAGGCGAGGGATGATAAGCTTCGGAGTGGTACAGTTCGCGAAAAGCTCTGGGTAGCTGAATATGCCAAAGTTGTCTTGCAGCGAAGATTTCTTAGTCACGGAGCGTGAGGGGAATAACAGagtggaagaggagaaatCTTGGTGGCGGGCAATGGATGGTGTGGAAGTGGTAACTTAGTGGGAGTGGTAGCGGTGGTGAGTTCTGGTGGAGATATGGTGGAGGTGGACCTGGAGAGGTTAGGTTAAGTTGGGTTCCTGGGCTGGTCAGATAAAAACTAGCCGCGATGATGGAAGCGGCGACAGCTCAGGGCACACCCTCGAAGCTGACAGCAGGGACATTGTGCTGAAAACCCCCTGTAATTCCA contains these protein-coding regions:
- a CDS encoding ER-derived vesicles protein ERV14, whose translation is MMSGEAWLFLLSVLINAVNLFLQVFFTIMYSDLECDYINPIDLCNRLNTYIIPEAAVHGFLTFLFLINGYWVPLILNLPLLGWNVKKIVDNTHLLDATEIFRKLNVHKKESFFKLGFHLLMFFFYLYSMIVALIRDESS
- a CDS encoding ER-derived vesicles protein ERV14 translates to MMSGEAWLFLLSVLINAVNLFLQVFFTIMYSDLECDYINPIDLCNRLNTYIIPEAAVHGFLTFLFLINGYWVPLILNLPLLGWNVKKYVDYRLEFATTD